The genomic region CCCTGCACTGACATCGAGCCGGCGATGGAGAGAGTGATTTTCAGCCAACGCTTTGCTTCAAAGGAGCGGTGGGTCAGCATGCGGTGGTAACCGACGACGATTCCCATACCGGTGAAGAGGTACATACCGACAAGGATTCCGAGGTCGAGCCAGTTGACGCCGTTGTTCCAAAAAAGAACAATCGCGACGAGAAACCCGAGGAACGGAAGCGTGACTGCTGTGATTGTTATACGGCGTTCAAGTGTGCTCATGCGATGTAATTTACAGTCAAAAGACACACTGTTTCGCACACTACAGCCACAAGTTTCTGGCATTTTTCATCATTTTCTTATAAGATGCCAAAATGACTCCGGCTTCTGAGATTCGCGCGAGCAGGCCGTGGGAGCGACTTTCCGAGGCGTCTGCACGCTTGATGGAGAGCCATCGGCGCGCAATCGCTGAAGAAATCATCGTCGAGATTGGTCGCGAGATCCCGGCCTACACGCGGCCGCTTGAGGGCGCCTTCGGGGAGGCGGTGGTCGGAGGCGTCGAGCAGGCACTGACGCAGTTCGTGGCGATGGTGCGCGACCCGCAGGCATCGGGTCGCGAGGAAGCACGCCGCGTCTACGTAGGACTCGGCCGTGCAGAAGCATCGGTCGGACGTTCGATCGGTGCCCTGCTTGCGGCGTACCGACTTGGCGCCCAGGTGGCATGGCGCCACCTCGCCGACGCGAGCATCAAGGCCGGGCTCGATCAACGCGAGTCGAACCTGCTCGCCGAATCGATCTTCGCCTATATCGATGAGCTCTCGGCAGAGTCGGCCGAGGGCTACGCCGAGGCGCAGGCGGAAAGTGCCGGAGAGATCGACGCGCGCCGGGCCGAGCTGATCGACCTGCTCACCCTCGGAACGCTCGGCTCCGACCCACGTGCTCTGGCGGCCGCCGCCGAAGCCGCCAACTGGACGCTGCCTGAAGAAGTCGCGGTGCTGACCTGGCGCGAGGACCTCGGCCGATCGCCAGCGGGTCGGCTGCCGCAAGACTCGATCGTCCGTGGCGACGAGACCCAGTACGTCGCGTTGATTCCTGAGCCACGAAACCCGGCGCGGCGCAATCAACTGATTCGTGCCTTTGCAAAGATTCCTTCTGGCCTCGGGAGCGTGGCGGCGATTCGTGACACGCGACATTCGTATTCGCACAGCCGCGCAATGCTCTCCCTCGGGGAGGAGGCGAATCTGCCCGGAATCGTCCTGGCCGACTTCAATCGAGCCGCGTTGATAGCGCGCTCGGATCGCATGCTCGCCGAGGAGATCATTCGCGACCGCCTCGCGCCGCTCGACGAAGAAACACTCGCTTCTCGCGAGCGACTGTCCGAAACGCTTCTGTCCTGGCTCAGGCACAACGGGAGCATCACCGAGGCTGCCGAGGAACTCCACGTGCACGCGCAAACTCTGCGTTACCGCATGACCCGCTTGCGCGAACTGCTCGGCGACGCGCTGGAGGATCCCGAGTTGCGTTACGAGCTGGAGTTCGCGCTGCGCGCTTCGCGCTCGTGATCGAGTAGCCAAATCTTGCGCTCAAGCCCGCCGGCATAACCGACGAGAGCTCCGCCAGAACCGACCACGCGGTGGCAGGGCACGATCACTGCGATCGGATTGCGGTTGTTCGCCATTCCCACCGCACGCGCTGCCCCTGGTCGACCGACCTGCGCGGCGATCTGCCCATAACTTCGTGTATCGCCGTACGGGATTTGCTGCAATGCATTCCAGACGGCGCGCTGGAACTCGGTTCCATTCGGTTCAAGCCGAAGATCGAAGCTGTCGCGCTCACCCGCGAAGTACTCATCGAGTTGATCGATCGTGTCCGCAAAGGCGTCCTGGTCCTGCCTCAGAACAAGCTTCCGCTGATCAAAGGCGCCATCACCGTTCATCAACAGACCGTGGACCTTTTCTTCGTCGCCAAGGACGAGCAGCTCGCCGATCGGGCTGTCTGTGATTGCGAAGTGAGTCGTCATCGATGATCCTCGGTTTGGATTTTGTCGGATGCAAGCGCCCAGAGGTGCTGCAACGCGTAGGCCCGATACGGGCGCCAACGCTCGGCAGTCCGTGCAGCGCCGCGCGGCGAGCCGTCGAGGCCAAGTGCTTCCAGCCCACGCCGCACGCCGAGGTCGGTGGGAAGAAATGCGTCGGGGTCGCGCAGCGCTCGCATCGCGATGTACTGCGCGGTCCAATCCCCGATCCCGGGGAGCGCGACGAGGCGTTCATGAACGCTCTGTCGTTCCTGCGATCCGTCGAGTCTGAGCTCGCCGCTGGCGAGCTCGCTCGCGAGGCCGATAAGCGCGCGTGATCGGCTCTTTGGCATCGCGAAACTCGAAGGGTCGAGTGCGGCGACGGCGGCGGCGGTTGGGAAGAGGTGCGTGACCCCGCCCACAGGACGCTTCAGTTCGTCGCCGCACAACTCGGCCAGCCGCGCCGCTGCGGTTGAGGCTCCGCGAACCGAGACCTGCTGCCCGAGCACAGCCCGGATCGCAATCTCATCTCCGTCGACCGAGCCGGGGACGCGCAGGCCCGGGCGGCTGGCCACGCTTGCGCGAAGGAGTGGATCTTCTGAGAGCGCGGCATCGGCGGCGATCGGGTCCGCGTCGAGATCGCCGAGCCGGCGCACGCGTTCAGTTGCGGCACCCAGATCCCGGAGGTCGTCGAGTTCGAAGCGCGCACAGATGCAGTTCTCCCCGGCGCGAAGCCGGACCACACCGGAGCCTCGAGGCAGGCGCATGCTTCGCGAACAGGTCTCGTCGTCTGCGGATTCAACGCCGGCGACCGCTCGGTGCGCGAGATAGGCATGAAGCAGCGAGAAATCAAAAGGCTTGCGTGCAACAAGCCGCAGCTCCAGCCCGCCGCGACCAGCAAGCCGCGTGGCGTGGCGTGGTTTGCGGCGAAGCTCGCCGGGCGTTGTGGCGAAGATCTCCTGCATCGTCGCGTTGAACTGGCGCACGCTTGAAAAGCCGGAGGCAAATGCGACGTCTGCGGAACTCAAGTCAGTGGTCTCAAGCAGAACGCGAGCGTTCTGCGCGCGGGCAGCGCGGGCAATTCCGAGCGGCCCTGCGCCGACCACCTCGGTCAACATCCGATGCACGTGCCGCTCGCTGAAGCCGAGCTGCGAGGCAAGCCCGGCGACGCCTTCGCGATCAACGACTCCGTCGGCGATCAGCCGCATTGCCCGGCCAACGGCGTCGGCGCGAAGGTCCCACTCGGGCGATCCCGGCGACGCGTTCGGCCAGCAGCGCTTGCATGCGCGAAAACCGGCCGACTGGGCGGCCGCCGCGGTCGCAAAGAAGCGCATGTTCGCGGCCTTCGGGGTTCGCGCCGGACAGCTCGGCCTGCAGTAGATGCCCGTGGAGGTGACGCCGGTGTAGAACCAGCCGTCGAACCGCGCGTCCTTGTCCTCGGCTGCTTGGCGGCAGCGCTCGAAGCTGGGGAGACAGGTCTCGTCGGTTCGGAACATGACGGCATCCTCGCACGACGTGATCGCGAAAGCTGGCGGATTTCGGACATCTTGGTTTGGACGTCCGTTCACCGCGCTCCGCGGCGCGTGTCAGACGGCCTATAGTCCGGGGAGTACGCCATCCCGAACGAATTCGTGAAACGAGAAACGATGAACCTTTTGCTCGCCACGTCGGACAACTGGTCACTTGGTGACATGTTGCTCTCGATGCTTTATTTCTTCCTCTTCATCATCTGGATCTGGATCTTCATCTCGATCGTCAGCGACGTCTTTCGTGACCATGAGCTGGGCGGAGTCGGTAAGGCAGCTTGGCTCCTCGTTCTGATCTTCCTCCCCTTCTTGAGCGCGCTGGTCTACCTGATCGCCCGCGGCGACGGCATGCGTGATCGCACCATCAAGCATGCAGTTGACATCCAAAAGGCTCAGAACGCCTACATCCGTGAAGTTGCCGGCTCACCGGTCGACGACCTCTCCAAGCTCAACGACCTGAAGAACTCCGGCGTGCTCACGCAGGAAGAGTTCGACAGGGCCAAGGGCAAGGCCCTCGCCGATCACCACGGCGAGTAATCCGCTATTTGCCTTTGAAATTCGCCTGTCGACGTTCGGTAAATGAGAGGACGCCCTCCTGGGCGTCCTCTGTTCCGAACAGCGCATGGATTTCGGTGAGGTAGTTCGCGACGGAAGCGTCGTGGCCCTCATCGATCGCAAGATGTGCCGTGCGCAGCGCACCCCGAACAGCCAGGGGCGCTGAGCGCGTCGCGATGTATTCAGCGATCTCGGTCGCCCGCGCCAGTTCTTCGCCGGGCTCAGTGATCTCTTGAATCAGCCCGAGGCGCAGCGCCTCTTCTGCGCCGAAGTCTTCGCCGGTGAGGATCCAACGCATCGCGTTGCCCCAACCGGCCTCGCGCACGAAGCGCGTCATCGCTCCGCCGAACGGGAAAATCCCGCGCTGGACCTCGAACTGGAGAAACTTGCTGTCGGAGGCGGCGACGCGGATGTCGGCGGCGAGCATCAGCTCGATGCCCGCCGTGTAGTTCATGCCCCGTGCGGCGACGATCACGGGCGTTGTCCAGCGGGTGCCGTCGTTACGCCACGGGTCCAGACCGCCTTCGGGCACGACCTTGTCGAAGTCGCCGAACGCTCCGGCAACGTCCGCGAGATCGAGCCCGCCGGTGAAGTGCTCGCCGTGGGCAAAGACGACGCCGACCCAGATCTCAGCGTCGTTCTCGATCTCCCCATACGCGCTGCCGAGCTCGCGGATCATCTGCATGTTGAATGCGTTGCGCTTCTCCGGGCGGTTCAAACCGACAAAAAGGATGTGATCGCGTCTCTCGATCGTCAACGTTTCGTAACTACTCATCGCCAATGCTCTCCCAGCAGCACCTTCATGCCGCGCTTGATCGTCTTTGTGTGGATCAGA from Solirubrobacterales bacterium harbors:
- a CDS encoding helix-turn-helix domain-containing protein; protein product: MTPASEIRASRPWERLSEASARLMESHRRAIAEEIIVEIGREIPAYTRPLEGAFGEAVVGGVEQALTQFVAMVRDPQASGREEARRVYVGLGRAEASVGRSIGALLAAYRLGAQVAWRHLADASIKAGLDQRESNLLAESIFAYIDELSAESAEGYAEAQAESAGEIDARRAELIDLLTLGTLGSDPRALAAAAEAANWTLPEEVAVLTWREDLGRSPAGRLPQDSIVRGDETQYVALIPEPRNPARRNQLIRAFAKIPSGLGSVAAIRDTRHSYSHSRAMLSLGEEANLPGIVLADFNRAALIARSDRMLAEEIIRDRLAPLDEETLASRERLSETLLSWLRHNGSITEAAEELHVHAQTLRYRMTRLRELLGDALEDPELRYELEFALRASRS
- a CDS encoding methylated-DNA--[protein]-cysteine S-methyltransferase, yielding MTTHFAITDSPIGELLVLGDEEKVHGLLMNGDGAFDQRKLVLRQDQDAFADTIDQLDEYFAGERDSFDLRLEPNGTEFQRAVWNALQQIPYGDTRSYGQIAAQVGRPGAARAVGMANNRNPIAVIVPCHRVVGSGGALVGYAGGLERKIWLLDHEREARSANSSS
- a CDS encoding DNA-3-methyladenine glycosylase 2 family protein, with amino-acid sequence MFRTDETCLPSFERCRQAAEDKDARFDGWFYTGVTSTGIYCRPSCPARTPKAANMRFFATAAAAQSAGFRACKRCWPNASPGSPEWDLRADAVGRAMRLIADGVVDREGVAGLASQLGFSERHVHRMLTEVVGAGPLGIARAARAQNARVLLETTDLSSADVAFASGFSSVRQFNATMQEIFATTPGELRRKPRHATRLAGRGGLELRLVARKPFDFSLLHAYLAHRAVAGVESADDETCSRSMRLPRGSGVVRLRAGENCICARFELDDLRDLGAATERVRRLGDLDADPIAADAALSEDPLLRASVASRPGLRVPGSVDGDEIAIRAVLGQQVSVRGASTAAARLAELCGDELKRPVGGVTHLFPTAAAVAALDPSSFAMPKSRSRALIGLASELASGELRLDGSQERQSVHERLVALPGIGDWTAQYIAMRALRDPDAFLPTDLGVRRGLEALGLDGSPRGAARTAERWRPYRAYALQHLWALASDKIQTEDHR
- a CDS encoding SHOCT domain-containing protein, which translates into the protein MNLLLATSDNWSLGDMLLSMLYFFLFIIWIWIFISIVSDVFRDHELGGVGKAAWLLVLIFLPFLSALVYLIARGDGMRDRTIKHAVDIQKAQNAYIREVAGSPVDDLSKLNDLKNSGVLTQEEFDRAKGKALADHHGE
- a CDS encoding crotonase/enoyl-CoA hydratase family protein: MSSYETLTIERRDHILFVGLNRPEKRNAFNMQMIRELGSAYGEIENDAEIWVGVVFAHGEHFTGGLDLADVAGAFGDFDKVVPEGGLDPWRNDGTRWTTPVIVAARGMNYTAGIELMLAADIRVAASDSKFLQFEVQRGIFPFGGAMTRFVREAGWGNAMRWILTGEDFGAEEALRLGLIQEITEPGEELARATEIAEYIATRSAPLAVRGALRTAHLAIDEGHDASVANYLTEIHALFGTEDAQEGVLSFTERRQANFKGK